The Natronolimnobius baerhuensis DNA segment GAATCGCCCAGACGAGCCAGATCACCACCTCATCGAATGCGTACGCGACGGCAAGCGTCACCAGATAGCCGCCCAGCAACGCGACCGTCCCACGCTCCGTCCGATCCATCGTTACTCGAGTGAGACAAGTCGGTCAAGGAGGTCCTCGAGTGGGACCGTCGTCGTCGCGAGTGCGTAGCCATCGATTCGGGCGAGTTGCTGGGCGTGTTCCCAGAGTTCGTCCTCCTCGAGGCCGTGCAAGATGACGGCGTTCGGCGTCGGGTTGAGCACACGCAGGGCAATCCCAACGCCCTCGCCGCGGGTGACGTTCGTAAAGACGAGCACACGATTCGTACTCTGGCCGTAGAGTCGGAAGAACTCCTCACTCGAGAGGCGCGTGATCGCTTCGATGCTGTCGACGACAGTGTGGCCGCTGACATGGTCGGTATCGCCTGTCGTGACGCTCGTCGCCTCGAGTTCATCGTGCAGGCGCGAAAGCGGGATCGAGGTCGCATACTCGCGCAGATCGAGGACGACATCGCTGTCGAAGCCGGCCGACAGGACGCGTCCGTACTGTCGGATGCGGTCGCCGCCGCGGCGTTCGTCGATGGCGAGCAGACCCTCGACCAGTCGGCCGACGACGCCGATGCCCGGACTCTCTCGGCGGCCGCTCTCGTAGTCGGAGATGACCGACGAGGAGACCTCGAGTTCTGCCGCCAGATCCGTCTGTGAGACGTCGAAATCAGTTCGCCACTTGCGCAACGTGGCTCCAGGGTCGTCACTGAGCGTGATTTCGCCCGCAATCTTCTCCGCGAGTTCGCGCTTTGGCCCACGTCCGCTCATATGCGTCGGTTGC contains these protein-coding regions:
- a CDS encoding helix-turn-helix domain-containing protein is translated as MSGRGPKRELAEKIAGEITLSDDPGATLRKWRTDFDVSQTDLAAELEVSSSVISDYESGRRESPGIGVVGRLVEGLLAIDERRGGDRIRQYGRVLSAGFDSDVVLDLREYATSIPLSRLHDELEATSVTTGDTDHVSGHTVVDSIEAITRLSSEEFFRLYGQSTNRVLVFTNVTRGEGVGIALRVLNPTPNAVILHGLEEDELWEHAQQLARIDGYALATTTVPLEDLLDRLVSLE